A stretch of Mesorhizobium sp. M2A.F.Ca.ET.046.03.2.1 DNA encodes these proteins:
- a CDS encoding KpsF/GutQ family sugar-phosphate isomerase produces the protein MHAGSPERKQPDRQAAIESALRTVATEQAGMAALAAALADGLAEPFAAAIDLISRIAGRVIVTGVGKSGHIGSKIAATLASTGTPAFFVHPAEANHGDLGMIARDDAIIAMSWSGETKELMGIVAYSRRFSIPLIAITSGENSALARAADVVLLLPIVPEACPHGLAPTTSTLLQLVMGDALAIALLEARGFTSDHFRTLHPGGQLGANLTLVSEIMRTGDQVPLALLGTKMPEAVMTLSQKKVGCVCIVDASGKLVGIVTDGDVARNLHRNLADVTVDEVMTRTPKTIDPQTLAGTAIAMLNEHNIGALVVIKNKMPVGVVHFHDLLRIGAA, from the coding sequence ATGCATGCGGGGTCCCCAGAAAGAAAGCAGCCGGACAGGCAGGCTGCGATCGAATCGGCGCTGAGAACGGTGGCGACGGAGCAGGCCGGCATGGCGGCCCTGGCCGCCGCACTCGCAGATGGGCTGGCCGAGCCCTTCGCGGCGGCCATCGACCTGATTTCGCGGATCGCGGGCCGCGTCATCGTCACCGGCGTCGGCAAGAGCGGCCATATCGGCTCCAAGATCGCCGCGACGCTGGCCTCGACCGGCACGCCGGCCTTTTTCGTCCATCCGGCGGAGGCCAATCACGGCGATCTCGGCATGATCGCCCGTGACGACGCCATCATCGCCATGTCGTGGTCGGGCGAAACCAAGGAACTGATGGGCATCGTCGCCTATTCCAGGCGCTTTTCCATTCCCCTGATCGCCATCACCTCGGGCGAGAACTCTGCACTGGCGCGAGCGGCGGACGTGGTCTTGCTGCTGCCGATCGTGCCGGAGGCCTGTCCGCACGGGCTGGCGCCGACGACGTCGACGCTTCTGCAACTCGTCATGGGCGATGCGCTGGCGATCGCGCTGCTCGAGGCGCGTGGCTTCACATCCGATCACTTCCGAACCTTGCACCCCGGCGGGCAGCTTGGCGCCAATCTGACCCTGGTTTCGGAGATCATGCGGACCGGCGATCAGGTGCCGCTTGCTTTGCTCGGCACCAAGATGCCGGAAGCGGTGATGACGCTCTCGCAAAAGAAAGTTGGCTGTGTCTGCATCGTCGATGCCAGCGGCAAACTGGTCGGGATCGTCACCGACGGCGACGTCGCACGCAATCTGCATCGCAATCTCGCCGACGTCACCGTCGATGAGGTGATGACCCGCACCCCCAAGACGATCGATCCGCAGACGCTAGCGGGCACGGCGATCGCCATGCTCAACGAGCACAATATCGGCGCGCTGGTCGTGATCAAAAACAAAATGCCGGTGGGCGTGGTTCACTTCCACGACCTGCTGCGCATCGGCGCAGCTTAA
- a CDS encoding NfeD family protein, which translates to MIDRIVSELGPWNWMVLGIVLLVMEVVAPGVFMLWIGIAALIVGAVSLAIWDAAFWTWQVQVLAFLVLAVISAYVGRQIAVSRQGSVDQPLLNRRGAQMVGRTATLAEPIKNGRGRIRLGDTLWRVSGPDLPVGAQVRVTGAADTDLELTVEAI; encoded by the coding sequence ATGATCGACCGCATCGTTTCGGAACTCGGCCCGTGGAACTGGATGGTTCTCGGCATCGTGCTCCTGGTGATGGAAGTCGTGGCGCCAGGCGTGTTCATGCTGTGGATCGGCATCGCGGCGCTGATCGTCGGCGCGGTGTCGCTGGCGATCTGGGACGCGGCGTTCTGGACCTGGCAGGTCCAGGTCCTGGCCTTCCTCGTGCTGGCCGTGATCTCCGCCTATGTCGGTCGGCAGATCGCCGTCAGCCGGCAAGGCAGCGTCGACCAGCCGCTGCTCAACCGCCGCGGCGCGCAGATGGTCGGCCGCACGGCAACGTTGGCCGAGCCGATCAAGAACGGCCGCGGCCGCATCCGGCTCGGCGACACGCTGTGGCGCGTCTCCGGTCCCGACCTGCCGGTCGGCGCGCAGGTGCGCGTGACCGGGGCGGCGGATACCGATCTGGAGCTGACTGTCGAGGCAATCTGA
- a CDS encoding SPFH domain-containing protein, with amino-acid sequence MGFSGFDIAIIVLVFLVIILLFKGIRTVPQGYNYTVERFGRYTKTLTPGLNIINPIFERVGAKMNMMEQVLDVPTQEIITRDNAIVGVDGVAFYQVLNAAQAAYQVAGLQNAILNLTMTNIRTVMGSMDLDELLSNRDAINERLLRVVDEAAHPWGIKITRVEIKDINPPANLVESMGRQMMAERDKRAQILAAEGLKQSQILEAEGRREAAFRDAEARERSAEAEAKATQVVSEAIAKGDVQAINYFVAQKYTEALAKIGSSSNNKIVLMPFEASSLIGSLGGIGEIAREVFKGDTPSGTPRQGSRPPIVRQTDG; translated from the coding sequence ATGGGCTTTAGCGGTTTCGATATTGCCATCATTGTTCTTGTTTTCCTGGTCATCATTCTGCTTTTCAAGGGCATCAGGACGGTGCCGCAAGGCTACAACTACACGGTGGAGCGCTTCGGCCGTTACACCAAGACGCTGACACCCGGCCTCAACATCATCAACCCGATCTTCGAGCGCGTCGGCGCCAAGATGAACATGATGGAGCAGGTGCTCGACGTCCCGACGCAGGAGATCATCACCCGCGACAATGCCATCGTCGGGGTCGACGGCGTCGCCTTCTACCAGGTGCTGAACGCCGCCCAGGCGGCCTATCAGGTCGCAGGTCTCCAGAACGCCATCCTCAACCTCACCATGACCAACATCCGTACCGTCATGGGCTCGATGGACCTCGACGAATTGCTTTCCAATCGCGACGCGATCAACGAGCGCCTCCTGCGCGTCGTGGACGAGGCGGCGCATCCGTGGGGCATCAAGATCACCCGCGTCGAGATCAAGGACATCAACCCGCCAGCCAATCTCGTGGAATCGATGGGCCGCCAGATGATGGCCGAGCGCGACAAGCGCGCCCAGATCCTGGCCGCCGAAGGCCTCAAGCAATCGCAGATCCTTGAAGCCGAGGGCCGCAGGGAAGCCGCTTTTCGCGACGCCGAGGCGCGCGAGCGCTCGGCTGAGGCCGAAGCGAAGGCGACGCAGGTCGTGTCGGAAGCCATCGCCAAGGGCGATGTGCAGGCGATCAACTACTTCGTCGCGCAGAAATACACCGAGGCCTTGGCCAAGATCGGTTCGTCGAGCAACAACAAGATCGTGCTGATGCCGTTCGAGGCCTCGTCGCTGATCGGTTCGCTCGGCGGCATCGGCGAGATCGCCCGCGAAGTCTTCAAGGGCGATACCCCATCGGGCACGCCGCGCCAGGGTTCGCGCCCGCCGATCGTGCGGCAGACCGACGGCTGA
- the hemH gene encoding ferrochelatase, translated as MTLASPTDVKTAKTAGPLPAGHPAVKQGKVGVMLINLGTPDGIEFAPMWRYLREFLSDPRVIELNKAIWYPILYGLVLTTRPKKSGANYARIWNREKNESPLRTFTRSQAEKLASALADQSNVVVDWAMRYGNPSTASIAQKLVEQGCDRILSFPVYPQYSATTTATANDQLFRALMKIRNAPAIRSVPPYYDEPVYIEALAHSIERHLETLDFKPEVVIASYHGIPKPYFEKGDPYHCHCLKTTRLLRERLGWDEKKLITTFQSRFGAQEWLQPYTDVTVEKLAKDGVKSIAVVNPGFSVDCIETLDEIGREAAETFHHAGGKNFAHIPCLNDSAEGMAVIEALVRRELSGWV; from the coding sequence ATGACGCTTGCCAGCCCCACCGATGTCAAGACCGCGAAGACCGCTGGTCCGCTGCCTGCCGGCCACCCGGCGGTGAAGCAGGGCAAGGTCGGCGTCATGCTGATCAATCTCGGCACACCCGACGGAATCGAATTCGCGCCGATGTGGCGGTATCTCAGGGAATTCCTCTCCGACCCGCGCGTCATCGAGCTCAACAAGGCGATCTGGTACCCGATCCTTTACGGCCTGGTTTTGACGACCCGGCCGAAAAAGTCCGGCGCCAACTATGCCCGAATCTGGAACCGGGAGAAGAACGAGTCGCCGCTGCGCACTTTCACCCGTTCCCAGGCAGAGAAGCTCGCCAGTGCCCTCGCCGATCAGTCGAACGTCGTGGTCGACTGGGCGATGCGCTACGGCAATCCTTCGACCGCAAGCATCGCGCAAAAACTGGTCGAGCAGGGCTGCGACCGTATCCTGTCCTTCCCGGTATATCCGCAATATTCGGCAACGACGACGGCGACCGCCAACGACCAGTTGTTCCGCGCGCTGATGAAGATCAGAAACGCGCCGGCGATCCGCAGCGTGCCGCCCTATTACGATGAACCGGTCTACATCGAGGCTCTCGCTCACTCGATCGAGCGGCATCTTGAGACGTTGGACTTCAAGCCCGAGGTCGTTATCGCGTCCTATCACGGCATCCCGAAGCCGTATTTCGAGAAGGGCGACCCCTACCATTGCCACTGTCTCAAGACGACGCGGCTGCTGCGGGAAAGGCTCGGCTGGGACGAGAAGAAGCTCATCACCACCTTCCAATCGCGTTTCGGCGCGCAGGAATGGCTGCAGCCCTACACCGATGTCACGGTCGAGAAACTGGCCAAGGACGGCGTGAAATCCATCGCCGTCGTCAATCCGGGCTTCTCCGTCGACTGCATCGAGACCCTGGACGAGATCGGCCGCGAGGCGGCCGAAACCTTCCATCACGCCGGCGGCAAGAACTTCGCCCATATCCCCTGCCTCAATGATAGCGCCGAGGGCATGGCGGTCATCGAGGCGCTGGTCCGGCGCGAGCTTTCCGGCTGGGTGTGA
- a CDS encoding bifunctional UDP-sugar hydrolase/5'-nucleotidase, with protein sequence MKKIAAILALSASTLGLSAGVSFADYTLNILHFNDWHSRIEGNNKYESTCSAEEETKGECIGGAGRLITAIAGERKKLEGQNVLLLNAGDSFQGSLFYTTYKGAVEEEFLNQIKPDAVTLGNHEFDDGETALVPYLDKAKFPIVSANVMPNDKSGASGKIKSSIVVEVGGQKIGIIGAVTNDTPELASPGPNIAIADDVKSITADVEKLKAQGINKIIAVTHIGYRRERDVIAKIPGIDVVVGGHSHTLLSNTDPKAEGPYPTMVDNPDGSKVPVVQAASYSKYLGEFKVVFDDNGVVKEASGAPIYLDKSITPDPTVLARIKELGAPIEALKNKEVAETTKAIDGSRENCRARECEMGNLVSDAILDRTKGQGVEIVISNGGGLRASIDQGTVTMGEVLTVLPFQNTLATFKISGKDLVAGLESGLSQVEDGAGRFPQVAGLKYSFDKSVAPNAGRVKSVEVMENGAWAPINPDKQYLVATNNYVRQGGDGYKVFAEGAKDAYDYGPGLEQVVADYLGAHRPYTPKLDGRITEIAAPTAAAEPAKPAEPPAETAPANAEPAMPAMPSGSSDIAGTPPAVPAETAPAAPAETAKPAETAPAAEPAKPAEAVPASPAPAAEPAKPAETKPADTSHTIAAGDTYWDLARKAYGDATKWKLISEANKDFKPRRLPLGATLTIPPAAK encoded by the coding sequence ATGAAGAAGATTGCCGCCATCCTAGCCCTTTCCGCTTCGACGCTTGGCCTGTCGGCCGGCGTGTCCTTTGCCGACTACACGCTGAACATCCTGCATTTCAACGACTGGCACAGCCGCATCGAAGGCAACAACAAATACGAGTCGACCTGTTCCGCCGAAGAGGAGACCAAGGGCGAATGCATCGGCGGCGCCGGCCGGCTGATCACCGCGATCGCTGGGGAGCGCAAGAAGCTCGAAGGGCAGAACGTGCTGCTGCTCAATGCCGGCGACAGCTTCCAGGGCTCGCTCTTCTACACCACTTACAAGGGTGCAGTAGAGGAGGAGTTCCTCAACCAGATCAAGCCCGACGCGGTGACGCTCGGCAACCACGAATTCGACGACGGCGAGACAGCACTGGTGCCTTACCTCGACAAGGCTAAGTTTCCGATCGTCAGCGCGAATGTCATGCCCAACGACAAGTCCGGCGCGTCGGGCAAGATCAAGTCCTCGATCGTCGTCGAGGTCGGCGGCCAGAAGATCGGCATCATCGGCGCCGTCACCAACGACACGCCGGAACTCGCCTCGCCCGGCCCGAACATCGCCATCGCCGATGACGTCAAATCGATCACGGCCGACGTCGAGAAGCTCAAGGCGCAAGGCATCAACAAGATCATCGCGGTCACCCACATCGGCTACAGGCGAGAACGCGACGTGATCGCCAAGATCCCGGGGATCGACGTGGTGGTCGGCGGCCACAGCCACACGCTCCTGTCCAACACCGACCCGAAGGCCGAAGGCCCCTACCCGACCATGGTCGATAACCCGGACGGTTCCAAGGTGCCGGTGGTGCAGGCGGCGTCCTATTCGAAATATCTCGGCGAGTTCAAGGTCGTGTTCGACGACAACGGCGTGGTCAAGGAAGCCAGCGGCGCCCCGATCTATCTCGACAAGTCGATCACGCCCGATCCCACTGTCCTTGCCCGCATCAAGGAGCTCGGCGCGCCGATCGAGGCGCTGAAGAACAAGGAAGTGGCCGAGACCACCAAGGCGATCGATGGCAGCCGCGAGAATTGCCGCGCGCGCGAATGCGAGATGGGCAATCTCGTCTCCGACGCCATTCTCGACCGCACCAAGGGTCAGGGCGTCGAGATCGTCATCTCGAACGGCGGCGGCCTGCGCGCCTCGATCGACCAGGGCACGGTGACGATGGGCGAGGTGCTGACCGTGCTGCCGTTCCAGAACACGCTGGCGACCTTCAAGATTTCGGGCAAGGACCTGGTCGCGGGCCTCGAAAGCGGCCTCAGCCAGGTCGAGGACGGCGCCGGCCGCTTCCCGCAGGTCGCAGGGCTGAAATATTCCTTCGACAAGTCGGTCGCGCCCAATGCCGGCCGCGTCAAATCGGTCGAAGTGATGGAGAACGGCGCCTGGGCGCCGATCAATCCCGACAAGCAATATCTGGTCGCCACCAACAACTATGTCCGCCAGGGCGGCGACGGCTACAAGGTCTTCGCCGAGGGGGCCAAGGACGCCTATGACTACGGCCCCGGCCTGGAGCAGGTCGTGGCCGACTATCTCGGCGCGCATCGGCCCTACACGCCCAAGCTCGACGGCCGCATCACCGAGATCGCGGCGCCGACGGCGGCGGCTGAGCCGGCCAAGCCCGCGGAACCGCCTGCTGAAACCGCTCCGGCGAACGCCGAGCCTGCCATGCCGGCTATGCCTTCCGGCTCCAGCGACATTGCCGGCACACCTCCGGCCGTTCCGGCTGAAACCGCTCCGGCGGCTCCCGCCGAGACCGCGAAGCCGGCTGAGACGGCGCCGGCGGCGGAACCGGCAAAGCCTGCCGAGGCCGTCCCGGCATCGCCTGCTCCCGCCGCCGAGCCGGCCAAGCCCGCTGAAACCAAGCCGGCGGACACCAGCCATACCATCGCCGCCGGCGATACCTATTGGGACCTGGCCAGGAAAGCCTATGGCGACGCCACCAAGTGGAAGCTCATCTCCGAGGCCAACAAGGACTTCAAGCCGCGTCGCCTGCCGCTTGGCGCGACGCTGACCATTCCGCCGGCGGCGAAGTAA
- a CDS encoding homospermidine synthase, which translates to MANENWPVYGEITGPVVMIGFGSIGRGTLPLIERHFKFDKSRMTVIDPLDTDRKLLDERGIAFMQDAVTEKNYKKLLTPLLTNGGGQGFCVNLSVDTGSVDLMKLCRKLGVLYIDTVVEPWLGFYFDAEADNASRTNYALREAMIKEKQDKPGGPTAVSTCGANPGMVSWFVKKALVNLATDLGLEFSEPAQEDREGWARLMKKAGVKGIHIAERDTQRTKKPKPMNVFWNTWSVEGFISEGLQPAELGWGTHENWMPKNGKKHKHGSKAAIYLEQPGANTRVRSWCPTPGAQYGLLVTHNESISIADFFTVRSKKGKVQYRPTCHYAYHPCNDALLSLDEMFGAAGKPQPVHHVLDENELVDGVDELGVLLYGHDKNAYWYGSQLSLAEARKLAPYQNATGLQVTSAVLAGMVWALENPAAGIVEADEMDYRRCLEVQSPYLEPVRGYYTDWTPLDNRPGLFPEDLDKDDPWQFRNILVR; encoded by the coding sequence ATGGCGAATGAAAACTGGCCCGTTTACGGTGAAATCACCGGTCCCGTCGTGATGATCGGCTTCGGCTCGATCGGGCGGGGAACGCTGCCGCTGATCGAACGCCATTTCAAGTTCGACAAGTCGCGCATGACGGTCATCGACCCTCTCGACACCGACCGCAAGCTGCTTGACGAGCGCGGCATCGCCTTCATGCAGGACGCTGTGACCGAGAAGAATTACAAGAAGCTGCTGACGCCGCTTCTGACCAATGGCGGCGGCCAGGGCTTTTGCGTCAACCTGTCGGTCGACACCGGTTCGGTCGACCTGATGAAATTGTGCCGCAAGCTCGGCGTGCTTTACATCGACACCGTCGTCGAGCCGTGGCTGGGCTTCTATTTCGACGCCGAGGCCGACAATGCCAGCCGCACCAACTACGCGCTGCGCGAGGCGATGATCAAGGAAAAGCAGGACAAGCCCGGCGGCCCGACGGCGGTCTCCACCTGCGGCGCCAATCCCGGCATGGTCTCGTGGTTCGTCAAGAAGGCGCTGGTCAACCTCGCCACCGATCTCGGGCTCGAGTTTTCGGAGCCCGCCCAGGAAGATCGCGAGGGCTGGGCCAGGCTGATGAAGAAGGCCGGCGTCAAGGGTATCCACATCGCCGAGCGCGACACCCAGCGCACCAAGAAGCCAAAGCCGATGAACGTGTTCTGGAACACCTGGTCGGTCGAAGGCTTCATCTCGGAGGGCCTGCAGCCGGCCGAGCTCGGCTGGGGCACGCATGAAAACTGGATGCCGAAGAATGGCAAGAAGCACAAGCACGGCTCCAAGGCGGCGATCTATCTGGAGCAGCCCGGCGCCAACACGCGCGTTCGCAGCTGGTGCCCGACGCCGGGCGCGCAATACGGCCTGCTGGTGACCCATAACGAGTCGATCTCGATCGCCGACTTCTTCACCGTGCGCTCGAAGAAGGGCAAGGTCCAATACCGTCCGACCTGCCATTACGCCTATCATCCCTGCAACGACGCCTTGCTGTCGCTGGACGAGATGTTCGGCGCCGCCGGCAAGCCGCAGCCGGTCCACCACGTGCTGGACGAGAACGAGCTGGTCGACGGCGTCGACGAGCTCGGCGTGCTGCTCTACGGCCACGACAAGAACGCCTACTGGTACGGTTCGCAGTTGTCGCTGGCCGAGGCGCGCAAGCTCGCCCCTTACCAGAACGCCACCGGCCTGCAGGTCACCTCGGCGGTGCTCGCCGGCATGGTCTGGGCGCTTGAGAACCCGGCGGCCGGCATCGTGGAAGCCGACGAGATGGACTACCGGCGCTGCCTCGAAGTGCAGTCGCCTTATCTCGAGCCGGTCAGGGGCTACTATACCGACTGGACTCCTCTGGACAACCGCCCGGGCCTCTTCCCGGAGGACCTGGACAAGGACGACCCGTGGCAGTTCCGCAACATTCTGGTCCGATAG
- a CDS encoding DUF3445 domain-containing protein → MRHPTHTPYDGSSKLFSIGLKPLDFDRWIEVDEFLLPHLAEKQRLYAEIPERVFVEEDCTRDAQREVLDLLVAHLEAAHPVTHHRNGADVEPVGFEGMTDRLPPALREAPLARASLLVQEDLILMRRDERGWRLAAGSLCFPSSWSLREKFGKPLQEIHEPVPGFGPGTRPAELINRMFDGLQGQAVERFNWSIQADDRLYHPLSNVERIDRATNRPSRFPDGDVNAHAFIRVERQTLRKLPVSRDILFTIRIHLDPLKLLADHPDRATLAASFAEQLLALDQQQLDYKGLTADRDRLVALLGRMAGSA, encoded by the coding sequence ATCCGCCACCCGACCCATACACCCTATGACGGGTCCTCGAAGCTCTTCAGCATCGGGCTGAAGCCGCTCGACTTCGACCGCTGGATCGAGGTCGACGAGTTCCTGCTGCCCCATCTCGCCGAAAAGCAGCGGCTCTACGCGGAAATTCCGGAAAGGGTCTTTGTCGAGGAAGACTGCACCCGTGACGCTCAGCGCGAAGTGCTCGACCTGCTCGTCGCCCATCTCGAAGCCGCGCATCCCGTAACCCACCACCGCAACGGAGCCGACGTCGAGCCGGTCGGGTTCGAGGGTATGACCGACCGGCTGCCTCCTGCCTTGCGCGAGGCACCGCTGGCAAGGGCCTCGCTGCTTGTCCAGGAAGACCTGATCCTGATGCGCCGCGACGAACGCGGCTGGCGGTTGGCTGCCGGCTCGCTATGCTTCCCTTCATCGTGGTCGCTGCGGGAAAAATTCGGCAAGCCGCTGCAGGAGATCCACGAACCGGTGCCCGGCTTCGGACCAGGCACTCGGCCGGCTGAGCTCATCAACCGCATGTTCGACGGCCTGCAGGGCCAGGCGGTCGAGCGCTTCAACTGGTCGATCCAGGCCGATGACAGGCTCTACCATCCGCTTTCCAATGTCGAGCGCATCGACCGCGCCACGAACCGCCCGAGCCGCTTTCCGGACGGCGACGTCAACGCCCACGCCTTCATCCGCGTCGAACGCCAGACGCTGCGCAAGCTTCCAGTGTCGCGCGACATCCTCTTCACCATCCGCATCCACCTCGATCCGCTCAAGCTGCTCGCTGACCATCCGGACCGGGCGACATTGGCGGCCTCCTTCGCGGAGCAGCTCCTGGCCCTCGACCAGCAACAGCTCGACTACAAGGGCCTGACTGCCGACCGCGACCGGCTGGTTGCACTCCTCGGCCGCATGGCCGGATCGGCTTAA
- a CDS encoding aminotransferase class IV family protein — MSVESALRDGNGAGFELIETMRWEPGSGFLRFERHLARLYASAAELGFACDPERIGEVLSNTVNGHGIALRVRLALRRNGEATAAAQAYEPLPVDKVWRLQLARIRLDSTNTMLRHKTSLRQVYTHARAEYLATRADEVLLANERGEICEGTITNLFADLGNGPLATPRLDCGLLPGILRGELLDEGRAVEAIYSFDDLKAAKAIFVGNSLRGLIPARLG, encoded by the coding sequence GTGTCTGTTGAAAGCGCGCTTCGCGACGGGAACGGTGCCGGCTTCGAGCTGATCGAGACCATGCGCTGGGAGCCGGGTTCAGGCTTCCTGCGCTTCGAGCGCCATCTCGCCAGGCTTTATGCGTCCGCCGCCGAGCTCGGCTTCGCCTGCGATCCCGAACGGATCGGCGAAGTGCTGTCGAACACCGTCAACGGACACGGGATTGCCTTGCGCGTGCGCCTTGCCTTGCGGCGCAATGGCGAAGCGACGGCTGCCGCTCAAGCCTATGAACCGCTGCCCGTGGACAAGGTCTGGCGGCTGCAGTTGGCGCGGATCCGTCTCGATTCCACCAACACGATGCTGCGCCACAAGACCAGCCTGCGTCAGGTCTACACGCATGCCCGCGCGGAATATCTCGCCACGCGCGCCGACGAAGTGCTTTTAGCCAACGAGCGCGGCGAGATCTGTGAGGGCACGATCACCAATCTCTTCGCCGATTTGGGCAACGGTCCGCTCGCCACGCCCCGCCTCGACTGCGGCCTTTTGCCTGGAATATTGCGCGGCGAGCTTCTGGACGAAGGCCGCGCCGTGGAAGCGATCTACAGCTTCGACGACCTGAAGGCGGCGAAGGCGATCTTCGTCGGCAACTCGCTGCGCGGACTGATCCCGGCGCGGCTTGGCTGA